One window of Paralichthys olivaceus isolate ysfri-2021 chromosome 20, ASM2471397v2, whole genome shotgun sequence genomic DNA carries:
- the LOC138405936 gene encoding flagellar attachment zone protein 1-like, whose amino-acid sequence MPKNKSKRVPDSEKLFEDLLEAKQKLDSENMNLAYENASLKMAMSCKEATWRKEKESMQNADHERLKEELELDLKDAKKELRIQEKEYRSLSNRNQSQQAEMHKIRRDLKQKCNQVNELEYSIKQSEQVINRTVHEKQALEKQITELKAMGTKVLQNEPDWQSEIKALKDVLSREQAEKEAGCMKIKALKDELSREQAEKKAGLMKIKALKDELSHEQAEKEASFMKLKAQKDKLSREQAENKAGFIQIKALKDELSREQAEKKAGWIQIKAQKDELSREQAEKKAGWIQIKAQKDELSREQAEKKAGWIQIKAQKDKLSREQAENKAGSNSIKALKDELSREQAEKKAGFIQIKALKDELSREQAEKKAGWIQIKAQKDELSREQAEKKAGWIQIKAQKDELSREQAEKKAGSNKIKELERLLKVTEEKWVTKHEARIVHTDQMIASLTSQNMALEASNQKLIFTQQAIETRILHNKTEWETKVDALEDRLSCEQAEKEAGLIKIQELEKLVSDTEQMWAAKHEADIKMLILKQIKLQELALMTDKDKAKREKEQKKEVEKRLKKELNEKKKQEKR is encoded by the exons atgccgaagaacaagtcaaaaagg gtgccagactcAGAGAAATtatttgaggacctccttgaagcaaaacaaaagttGGATTCTGAGAATATGAATCTGGCTTACGAAAATGCCAGTCTAAAGAtggccatgtcctgcaaagaagctacatggcggaaggaaaaggagagcatgcagaatgcagaccATGAAAGACTCAAGGAGGAACTAGAGCTTGATCTCAAGGATGCCAAGAAGGAGTTGAGGATCCAAGAGAAGGagtacaggtccttgagtaatCGCAaccaaagccagcaggcagagatgcacaagatcagacgtgacctgaaGCAAAAGTGCAACCAGGtgaatgagctggagtactccataaAACAGAGCGAACAGGTGATCAACAGGACTGTGCATGAGAAACAGGCACTGGAGAAGCAAATCACtgagctcaaagctatggggacaaaagttctccagaatgagcctgactggcagtcagaaatcaaggctctgaaggacgtgctcagccgtgagcaggcagagaaggaggctggttGCATgaaaatcaaggctctgaaggacgagctcagccgtgagcaggcagagaagaaggctggcctcatgaaaatcaaggctctgaaagaCGAGCTGAGCcatgagcaggcagagaaggaggctagCTTTATGAAACTCAAGGCTCAGAAGGAcaagctcagccgtgagcaggcagagaataAGGCTGGCTTCattcaaatcaaggctctgaaggacgagctcagccgtgagcaggcagagaagaaggctggctggATTCAAATCAAGGCTcagaaggacgagctcagccgtgagcaggcagagaagaaggctggctggATTCAAATCAAGGCTcagaaggacgagctcagccgtgagcaggcagagaagaaggctggctggATTCAAATCAAGGCTCAGAAGGAcaagctcagccgtgagcaggcagagaataAGGCTGGCTCTAATAGCATCAAGGccctgaaggacgagctcagccgtgagcaggcagagaagaaggctggcttcattcaaatcaaggctctgaaggacgagctcagccgtgagcaggcagagaagaaggctggctggATTCAAATCAAGGCTcagaaggacgagctcagccgtgagcaggcagagaagaaggctggctggATTCAAATCAAGGCTcagaaggacgagctcagccgtgagcaggcagagaagaaggctggctccaataaaatcaaggagctggagagactgctcaaggtcacagaagagaagtgggtgaccaagcatgaggccagaattgtccataCGGATCAGATGATCgccagtctcaccagtcagaatatggcactggaagccagcaaccagaagCTCATCTTCacgcagcaagccatcgagacAAGGATCCTCCacaacaagactgagtgggaaaCGAAAGTTGACGCTCTGGAGGACCGTCTCAGttgtgagcaggctgagaaggaggctggcttgaTAAAAAtccaggagctggagaaactggtcagcgacactgagcagatgtgggcggccaagcacgAGGCCGACATAAAGATGCTCatcctgaaacagatcaagcttcag gaactggccttgatgacagacAAGGACAAGGcgaagagagaaaaggagcaaaagaaagaggtAGAAAAGAGGCTTAAGAAGGAGctgaatgagaagaagaagcaagagaagagatag